The DNA sequence GTAAGGTTTATGTAAACCTTACTCTTATCTATTCCATATTCTAATTTTTACAATACTCTCGTAATCGGATTTACTTTTTAAAACAATCTGTCCCTTATTCTTCCGATGATACAACCCTGCTTCGCAGTTCTCCGACCATGCTCGGCACGTTAATCTGCATCGGGCAGCGCTCCACACAACGTCCGCAGCGCAAACAGGTATACAGCATCGGAGCTGCAGCATCTGCTCCGCCTTCAACGAAGGCCGTCCAGATAGATCCTATGCCGCTTAAGTATGTCTTGCCATAATGCCCTGCTGTGACCTGGAATACCGGGCACTCATACATGCAGCCGCCGCAGCGCAGACAGTGCGCAGCCTGGCTGAAATGTTCCTCCGCCATCATCTTACTCCGGCCATTATCGACAAAAATCACATAAAATTCTTTCGGTCCATGAGCGCCATAAGTCGTAACCTTCTCGATATCCCCGGTTTTGCTCGGGCCGCTGATAATATTGACATAACTCGGTGCTCCGTACTGGGCGTATCTCCACGTTACCTCAGCTGTTATCATGGCCTCGAGGAAAGACGGTACAAGTTTTTCGATGCCCACAATGACAATATGTACAGGCGGTGCACCCGTACAAAGCCGGACATTTCCTTCATTTTCAATAATAACAACTTGACCGGTATCGGCAGCAACAACATTGGCACCGCTGATTCCAATATCAGCAGTGAAATATTTCTCTCTTAAAAATTCCCGTACTACCCCAACTTCCTGAGCAATATCGGGAGGCACTTCTTTTTTGAAGAAATCGGAAAAGATCTCTGCAACCTGTTCTCTGGGTACGTGGATTGCCGGAGACAGAATATGCATCGGGCGGTCATCTTTCAGCTGAAGAATGAATTCCCCAAGATCGGTTTCCCAAACCTCGTTCCCGGCTTTCTCCAGGCCATGTCTAAGTTTAAGCTCTTCGCCTAGCATGCTCTTGCCTTTTACAATCACTTTGCCCGTACCGACAATCTCATCGAGAATACGGAAAACTTCATCCTTGTCTTTGGCAAAGAAAGCCTTGCCATGATTTCTTTCAATTGCTTCCATCGCCTGCTCCATAAGCTCTTTGTTATGCTGCATCGAATATGCTTTAATTTCTCGAACTTCCTCGGCAAGCCTTTCCGTGTGCGGATAGCGTTCCATCGTTGAAGATACCGTCTCTCGGTAAGATTTTACGGCTCTGGTTATCGCCCGGTTAATATTAGGGTCTTTACTCGCTTTATTCAAATTCTTGGTGTAGGCGCCTATTTCTTTATTTAAGTCAGACATTATTCTTTAAACCCCCTAAATAAGAATTCAACCATATCATCCATGATCATCGGATGATTCTTATCAACACCGCTTTCCAGTGAAGATAAGCAGTACGGGCAGGAAATCAAAGCCCGCTTTGCTCCGGTATCCGCCAATTCAACTACTCTACGTTTGGAAATTGTTTTGGATATCTCAGGAAACAGCATTTTACTTGGGCCTCCGCAACAGGTTGTCCACTCCCTGCAGCGCAGCGGCTCAATATATTTTACACCGACTGCATCCAAAACATCTCTGATCTCCTGGGATATGCCAAGTTCCCTGGCCATCCGGCAGGAATCATGGATAACCACCGGATCCTTTTCCTCAACAGCAGGAAGCAAACGCCTTTTTTCCCAGACTAATTCGATAAAAGTCTTCACCTGAACATCCGGAAAGTCAACCAGTTTGGGATAAATAAGCTTGAACATTTCCGCTGCATGCGGCGAAGTGCAGACGATAACTTTTGCTTCGGTCTCTCTAATGCGTTCAGCTAAGATCACAGCATAGGACTTTAATTCTTGCCAAAAACCAAGTTCATCCAGCAAAGCACCGGTATACATATCTGCCTGAGGGTCATAGCAAAGATCATAACCAAGTTTTTGCAAAATGATTGCTGCTTTATAATTTACAGAATAGAATCTTTCTTTGTCTTTGGCCAAGACAGAAGCATAGATCTTCTCCGCATTAATACCGGTCTTATTCACAAGCTTTCTTGCTCCCATCAGCCAGGAGAAAAGGTTGCTGGACGAATCAACATAAATCAGAGTCTTGACAAGTGAATCAATATACGGCAAAAGCTGATATTCACTGCCTGTATAAAACAGGATCTCACCTTTTTTAGGCAGCTTTAAATCTTTCACCCAGGAAGCTATCTCCTTTGGCTTCAAAGCCAGCGGGTTCTGATATTCAACAATATTATCCCTGATTAAAGCCAAAACAGGCGGCAGTTTTTTCTTCTTAGGCAAAATCTCACAGCCCTTCTGATGAAATGATATACCAATTATTTAATACAAAAAAAACATAATAGTAAATGCCCAGCAGAAATGTATTATGTATTCATAATTCGGGTAATACAATGATCTCTAACTTTAAAACATGTGAAGAAATAATACCCTGCATATTCTGGCCTTCACTCCCCTCTTATGATATGATAAGATAAAATTAGTTTCCAGGCAAAACCAGAAAGAGGAGAATTCTATGGAAGAAAACATCACTCCGTCCAAACCCAGAAGAGGATTCTGGATAAAAATTATTCCGATTGTAATAATTATTGCGCTTATTGCTGCCATGATCGGCTTCAAAGGCTACATAATCGTTGAACCTGGCCACCGGGGCGTTATCGTCCAGCTTGGTAAAGTTATGCCGTACGTTTTAGACGAAGGGTTCCACATCATTGTACCATTCATACAGGATGTTATTCCAGTTGAAGTCCGGCTTCAGAAAGACCAGTCTGACCAAACTACCTCTTCCAAGGACCTTCAGGTCGTAAATACAACGATCGCTGTAAATTACCGGCTTAATCCGGAAAATGTCAACAAGCTCTTCCAGGATGTTGGCCTGGAATACAAAGAAAAAGTTGTCGACCCGGCCGTTAGTGAATCGCTCAAGGCTGTAACCGCTCAGTATACCGCGGAAGAACTAATCTCTAAACGTTCGGAAGTCAGCGCCAAAGTCAAAGAGACGCTTGGTAAGAAGCTTGCAGTCTATTATATGGGACTGGATGACATCAATATCACCGAATTTGACTTCAGCGATCAATTCAATCAGGCTATTGAGGAAAAGCAGATTGCTGAACAGCAAGCCTTAAAAGCAAATCTTGATCTTCAGAGAATCCAAGTCGAAGCCCAGCAGCAGATTGAACAGGCCAAGGCTGAAGCAGAAGCCCTGAAGCTGCAGAAGGATGTCATTACCCCTGAACTGGTAGAACTGCGTAAAATTGAAGCTCAGCTTGAAGCGATTAAGAAATGGGACGGCAAACTCCCGACCGTGACAGGCAGCGGCGCTGTTCCGTTTATCGATATCAGCAGCCTGAGCAAATAATTATGATGAATATTTAACCCTGTATATTTTAGATATTTAGGGATCTTAATATCATTGTGTAAGGATGAAACAGCCCGCATTCTTTCAAAGGAATACGAGCTGTTTTTCTATTGAAATTCCGTTTGATTCCATAAAATAATTTTTCTTTTATCTGTCTCCATCCAGAAGGTTCCCAAGTCCTCCAAGGATACTCCCCTCGCCCTTCTGGGCCCCGCCAAGCCTCGGCGCGGAAGCAATGATCCTGTCCGCGAGACGGCTGAACGGCAGAGACTGCAGCCAAACTTTGCCGGGACCAGAAACAGTTGCAAAGAATAGTCCTTCCCCGCCAAAGAAAGCAGTTTTGATGCCTCCGACAAATTGAATATCATAGCAAACGCTGCCGGTCATTCCGACGAGACAGCCGGTATCGACCCTGAGGGTTTCTCCCGGCCGAAGTTCCTTCTCGACAATTGTTCCGCCGGCATGCAGGAAAGCCAGGCCATCTCCCTCGAGTTTCTGCATGATAAATCCTTCACCGCCAAAGAATCCGGTCCCGAGTCTTTTATTGAATTCGATGCCGATCGCTACCCCTTTTGCGGCACATAAAAAGGCATCCTTTTGACAGATTACTTTACCGTTATACGCAGTTAGATCAACGGGGATGATTTTCCCGGGATAAGGGGCCGCAAAAGAAGCATGCGCTTTGCCTGCCCCGCTGTTGGTAAATAGGGTCATGAAAAGACTTTCTCCTGTTAGCAGCCTTTTTCCTGCTCCAAATAGTTTCCCGGTAAGTCCCCTGTTTTCTCCCTGTCCAGATCCGTCCCCAAAGATGGTTTCCATCTGAATGCCCGGTTCCATAAACATTAAGGCTCCTGCTTCCGCAATCACACTTTCAGCCGGGTCCAATTCAACCTCAACAAACTGCATGTCATCCCCGTAGACCTTATATTCGATTTCGTGAGCTTTTCCCATGTAAACTCCTCTCTTTCCTGATTATCTTTTAGCTATCTTTTGTTCATCTTCATATTTATTCAATTTTACCAATCAATTTCCATACAAAACGCTAAAATCCTGCTTTTACTTTTCTTTTCCTAAGAAAATCCCGACGATTCACAAGAAATTCTTTATAATTTACAGGGAAATCTCAACGACATGGTTTTTCCCGTCGTCGCTTAACGCAATTGGAAAATGATCCTGAACTTTATCATCGACTTTAATCTTAGTAGACGTCATACTTTCACCAGTTTCAGCACCTGCCGGCTGCCGGCAGTTTACCTTAATTTGATACGTTGAATTTTTATGCCGGTAGGTCAGGGAATAGGTTTCCCAGTTGGACGGGACACACGGGGTTAACGACAGTTTATCCCCTGTAATCTGCAACCCGAGAATGCCCTCCAAAGCCGCCTGATACATCCATCCGGCAGCGCCGGTGTACCATGTCCACCCGCCTCTTCCGACATTCGGCTGAACCGCATAGACATCGGCAGCAATTACATAGGGCTCTGCCTTATATTGACTGACTTCAATACCGGTACGGGCATGATTGACCGGATTCAGCATTTGAAACAGCTCCATCGCCTTATCCCTGCTACCAAGTTTACTGAACGCCAAAATTGCCCAGGCAGCCGCATGTGTATATTGTCCGCCATTCTCTCTGACTCCAGGAATATAGGCTTTAATATACCCGGGGTTTTTATCTGTTTTATCAAATGGCGGTGTCAACAGTTTTAACAAGGCTGCCTCCTTATCCCAGAGATATCTTTCTACCGCCAGCATGGCATCTGCTGCTCTGCTCTTTAAGGCGCTGCCTGACAGTATAGACCAGGACTGGGCAATCGCATCAATTTGACACTCGGAATTTGTGATTGAACCTACCGGAGACCCGTCATCATAATAAGCGCGCCTGTACCAGGAGCCGTCCCAGCCATGTTTCTCCATATTTACCTGCAGATCATCGAGGATTCCGGTATATTTTTCAACTCTTTCGTTATCATCCTTTCTGGCACAAATCGGGATGAACCTTTTAAGAACTGCCAGGATAAACCAGCCAAGCCAGACACTTTCTCCATTTCCTTCCCTGCCAATCGTGCTAAAGCCGTCATTCCAGTCCCCGGTCCCGATCAGAGGCAAACCGTGCCCGCCAAATCGCAGGCTGCGGTCTATCGCCCGTACACAGTGTTCATATACTGAACCACTCTGCTCTGAGGTCTCCGGAACGGCATAACGTTCGTCTTCGTTTTCCCCAAGTGCTTCAAGTTTTAGAAAGCTTGTTTTCTCTTCTAAAATACTGAAATCTTCGGTATGTTCCAGATAGTCTGCTGTTACGTAAGGCAGCCACAATAAGTCATCTGAGAATTTTGTCCTGATCCCTTTGCCGGTCTCCAAATGCCACCAGTGCTGTACATCTCCCTCCGGAAACTGTCTGGAGCTGTGCAGGATAATCTGCTTGCGCGTTATTTCCGGTTTGATGACGGCCAGGGGCATGACATCCTGAAGCTGATCCCTGTAGCCGTAAGCCCCGCCTGTTTGATAGAATCCTGATCTGGCCCAAATCCTGCAGACAATGGTCTGATAGAGCAGCCAACGATTTACCAGCAGATCAAAGGACGGCTCCGGAGTTGAGATCTGAATATGTGACAAAACATCATCCCAATAGTGGCTCACATCCTGAAATGCCTCTTCGATTCTGTCCGGACTGCGAAAAGCTTGAACCAATGAAAGTGCCGTTTCTCTATTTTGTTCATCCCCAAGCAGAAAATAGACCGTTTTTTCTTCTCCGGGATCCAAGGTTACTTGAAGCTGCAGGACTGCACAAGGATCAATATTCGTACCCATCTTGCCTGAAAGACAAGACAATATCCCTTCCGGTTTTGCCAGGCTGCCGCCTACACCAAGAAATTCAATACGGTCTGATGTTGACGATAGATAATCCGCACCGGAACCGGTAATAAAGGCTGCTCTTCCGGCAAACTCTTCCTGGTAGACATTCTGACAGAAGATGGTTTTATCGTGCAGTTCGGTGAGCAAATAAGGCATGTTTTGTTCCCTGTTTACCCCCAGCACCCATTCCAAATAATAATAGAGCGAGAGACGTTTCGGCAGCGTATTTTTATTGGTCAGCCTCAACGCTGTAATTTTCAGATTCTGTCCTAGCGGGATAAAGACCCTCGTTTCCTGGTTAATTCCTAAGCTGGAGTGTTCAAAGACCGTGTACCCCTGACCATGCCTGATAAGATAAGGCTGACTGTCCCTGACTGGCTGCGGCAGAGGTGACCAGTAGTCTTGGGAATCTTCATCCTTGATAAAGATAGCCTCCCCGCTGACATCTAGCAGCGGATCGTTTGACCACGGGGAAAGTTTGTACTCCCTGCTGTTTTGGGACCAGGTATAGCTCGCCCCTGCTTCAGAAATAATTGTCCCAAATTTTTCATTCGCGATAACATTGACCCAGGGCAACGGGGTTGGCTGATTTTCCTCATTGATGATTACATATTCTTTTCCGTTGTCCGTAAATCCGCCATAGCCATTAAAGAATTTTAAGCCTTCTGTCTTTTTACTCTCCAAGACAGTGCGGCATGTTTGATTCACATCCTGTACAGGCAGGCTGCCCTTTTCTGACCGCTCGCTGGTAATACGGTTGCCTGCGATCTGTTCTATCGTGATTCTTTCGCCAGAAGTATGTTCACTGGCAGCCGGCTCGTCTATGATCTTTTCACCGGCTCGCAGACACTTCATGATCTGGTGGTTTAAAGACCCGTTTTCGCCGGAAAATATGACACTTGCAACGGTATGAAGCAAAACGTCATCCTCCGCGGAAAGCTGATCTTTTTTCAGAAG is a window from the Dehalobacter sp. DCA genome containing:
- a CDS encoding prohibitin family protein produces the protein MEENITPSKPRRGFWIKIIPIVIIIALIAAMIGFKGYIIVEPGHRGVIVQLGKVMPYVLDEGFHIIVPFIQDVIPVEVRLQKDQSDQTTSSKDLQVVNTTIAVNYRLNPENVNKLFQDVGLEYKEKVVDPAVSESLKAVTAQYTAEELISKRSEVSAKVKETLGKKLAVYYMGLDDINITEFDFSDQFNQAIEEKQIAEQQALKANLDLQRIQVEAQQQIEQAKAEAEALKLQKDVITPELVELRKIEAQLEAIKKWDGKLPTVTGSGAVPFIDISSLSK
- a CDS encoding (Fe-S)-binding protein, producing MPKKKKLPPVLALIRDNIVEYQNPLALKPKEIASWVKDLKLPKKGEILFYTGSEYQLLPYIDSLVKTLIYVDSSSNLFSWLMGARKLVNKTGINAEKIYASVLAKDKERFYSVNYKAAIILQKLGYDLCYDPQADMYTGALLDELGFWQELKSYAVILAERIRETEAKVIVCTSPHAAEMFKLIYPKLVDFPDVQVKTFIELVWEKRRLLPAVEEKDPVVIHDSCRMARELGISQEIRDVLDAVGVKYIEPLRCREWTTCCGGPSKMLFPEISKTISKRRVVELADTGAKRALISCPYCLSSLESGVDKNHPMIMDDMVEFLFRGFKE
- a CDS encoding TIGR00266 family protein — translated: MGKAHEIEYKVYGDDMQFVEVELDPAESVIAEAGALMFMEPGIQMETIFGDGSGQGENRGLTGKLFGAGKRLLTGESLFMTLFTNSGAGKAHASFAAPYPGKIIPVDLTAYNGKVICQKDAFLCAAKGVAIGIEFNKRLGTGFFGGEGFIMQKLEGDGLAFLHAGGTIVEKELRPGETLRVDTGCLVGMTGSVCYDIQFVGGIKTAFFGGEGLFFATVSGPGKVWLQSLPFSRLADRIIASAPRLGGAQKGEGSILGGLGNLLDGDR
- a CDS encoding LUD domain-containing protein, which produces MSDLNKEIGAYTKNLNKASKDPNINRAITRAVKSYRETVSSTMERYPHTERLAEEVREIKAYSMQHNKELMEQAMEAIERNHGKAFFAKDKDEVFRILDEIVGTGKVIVKGKSMLGEELKLRHGLEKAGNEVWETDLGEFILQLKDDRPMHILSPAIHVPREQVAEIFSDFFKKEVPPDIAQEVGVVREFLREKYFTADIGISGANVVAADTGQVVIIENEGNVRLCTGAPPVHIVIVGIEKLVPSFLEAMITAEVTWRYAQYGAPSYVNIISGPSKTGDIEKVTTYGAHGPKEFYVIFVDNGRSKMMAEEHFSQAAHCLRCGGCMYECPVFQVTAGHYGKTYLSGIGSIWTAFVEGGADAAAPMLYTCLRCGRCVERCPMQINVPSMVGELRSRVVSSEE